A single region of the Elizabethkingia sp. JS20170427COW genome encodes:
- a CDS encoding acyl carrier protein: MSDIASRVKAIIADKLDVEETEVTPEASFTNDLGADSLDTVELIMEFEKEFNIQIPDDQAEKITTVGHAIAYIEEVGNK, translated from the coding sequence ATGTCAGACATCGCATCAAGAGTGAAAGCTATCATCGCTGATAAGCTAGACGTGGAAGAAACAGAAGTAACTCCAGAAGCAAGCTTCACTAACGATTTAGGAGCAGATTCATTGGATACAGTTGAGCTTATTATGGAATTCGAAAAAGAATTTAACATTCAGATTCCTGATGATCAAGCTGAAAAAATTACTACAGTTGGACACGCTATCGCTTACATTGAAGAGGTAGGAAACAAATAA
- the folE gene encoding GTP cyclohydrolase I FolE: MNDFFDNDDDIYDGNQQTPLKKDAFSLTPTQKVEKIEGLFKEIMDTLGLDLTDDSLKDSPKRVAKMYVNEIFGGLLPENKPGISTFKNQYKYRQMLVEKDITVYSFCEHHFLPIIGKAHVAYISNGQVIGLSKINRIVDYYAKRPQVQERLTMQIVEAMKEALGTKDVACIIDARHLCVNCRGIKDTASSTITAELSGLFRTNPITRQEFLHYVGSHAKID, translated from the coding sequence ATGAACGATTTTTTTGATAACGACGATGATATCTATGATGGGAATCAACAAACTCCTCTTAAAAAAGACGCATTTTCCCTCACTCCTACTCAAAAGGTAGAAAAAATTGAAGGTCTTTTTAAAGAAATCATGGATACTTTAGGATTAGATCTTACTGATGACAGTTTAAAAGATTCTCCCAAAAGAGTCGCTAAAATGTATGTAAACGAAATCTTCGGCGGACTTTTACCTGAAAATAAACCTGGCATTTCTACTTTTAAAAATCAATATAAGTATCGCCAGATGTTGGTAGAAAAGGATATTACAGTATATTCTTTTTGCGAGCACCATTTTCTTCCTATTATTGGAAAAGCTCATGTTGCGTACATCTCTAATGGGCAAGTCATCGGTTTATCAAAAATCAACCGAATTGTAGACTATTATGCTAAACGTCCTCAGGTACAAGAGCGTTTAACCATGCAGATTGTTGAAGCAATGAAAGAAGCTTTAGGAACTAAAGATGTGGCTTGTATTATCGATGCTCGCCACTTATGTGTTAACTGCCGTGGTATTAAAGATACAGCAAGTTCTACCATTACTGCTGAGTTAAGTGGTTTATTTAGAACAAACCCTATTACAAGACAAGAGTTTCTACACTATGTAGGAAGCCATGCGAAAATAGACTAA
- the cysS gene encoding cysteine--tRNA ligase has protein sequence MQLKIYNSLSGEKEIFRPILEGNVGMYVCGPTVYSNVHLGNVRTFLSFDFIYRSLTFLGYKVRYVRNITDAGHLTDDGNVENDRFVKQSRLEKLEPMEIVQKYTVDFHEVLKKFNLLPPTIEPTATGHIIEQIELTRKLIDKGFAYESNGSVYFDVLEYNKRGLNYGELSRRNIEELFANTRDLDGQDEKKNPQDFALWKKATPQHIMRWPSPWGDGFPGWHLECTAMSTKYLGDQFDIHGGGLDLKFPHHECEIAQGKACNEQSPVNYWMHANMLTMNGQRMSKSTGNYILPMQLITGKNDFFEKAFHPSVLRFCFLQAHYRSVLDISNEAMLASEKGFTRLMESVKLLDNISVSNTSSIDIKGWYDKVIAALTDDFNSPILIAHLFEAVKWIFLLNENKETITSDDLNFLKEKLNALVFDVLGLQNIEESNHEKLDEAIQLLIELRNQARKSKNWELSDQIRDRLLEKGIELKDGREGTTYSIS, from the coding sequence ATGCAACTCAAAATATACAACTCCTTAAGTGGAGAAAAAGAAATCTTCCGCCCTATATTAGAAGGAAATGTAGGAATGTATGTATGCGGACCTACTGTATATAGTAATGTACATTTAGGAAATGTAAGAACTTTCCTTTCCTTTGATTTCATCTATCGCTCGCTAACCTTTTTAGGTTATAAAGTAAGATATGTCCGCAATATTACCGATGCAGGACACCTCACTGATGATGGCAATGTAGAAAATGACAGATTTGTAAAACAATCTAGATTAGAGAAACTAGAGCCTATGGAAATTGTACAAAAATACACTGTAGATTTCCATGAAGTTCTGAAGAAATTCAACCTACTTCCTCCTACGATAGAGCCTACTGCTACGGGACACATCATTGAGCAAATAGAGCTTACCCGAAAACTTATCGACAAAGGTTTTGCTTACGAAAGTAATGGCTCTGTATATTTTGATGTTTTAGAATACAACAAAAGAGGTCTTAACTACGGTGAGCTAAGTCGTAGAAACATCGAAGAGCTTTTTGCGAACACCAGAGATCTAGATGGGCAAGATGAAAAGAAAAACCCTCAGGATTTTGCCTTATGGAAAAAAGCCACTCCTCAACATATTATGAGATGGCCTTCTCCTTGGGGGGATGGTTTCCCAGGATGGCATTTGGAGTGTACTGCTATGAGTACAAAATATTTGGGCGATCAATTTGACATCCACGGAGGCGGGCTCGACTTAAAATTTCCTCACCATGAGTGCGAAATAGCCCAAGGGAAAGCCTGCAATGAGCAAAGCCCTGTCAACTACTGGATGCATGCTAACATGCTAACGATGAACGGGCAAAGGATGAGTAAATCTACCGGAAATTACATCCTTCCTATGCAATTAATCACCGGGAAAAATGATTTCTTTGAGAAAGCCTTCCATCCTAGTGTATTGAGATTCTGCTTCCTTCAAGCGCATTATAGAAGCGTTTTAGACATTTCTAACGAAGCCATGTTAGCGAGTGAAAAAGGATTTACCCGCCTAATGGAATCAGTAAAACTTTTGGATAATATCTCGGTTTCCAATACCTCTAGTATCGATATTAAAGGTTGGTATGATAAAGTAATTGCTGCCCTCACAGATGACTTTAATAGCCCTATCCTTATCGCTCATCTTTTTGAGGCTGTTAAATGGATTTTCTTATTAAACGAAAACAAGGAAACTATTACTTCCGATGATCTTAATTTCCTAAAAGAAAAATTAAACGCTTTGGTATTTGATGTTTTGGGGTTACAGAATATTGAAGAAAGCAACCACGAAAAGCTAGATGAAGCCATACAACTATTAATAGAGTTGAGAAACCAAGCTAGAAAATCTAAAAACTGGGAACTTTCCGACCAAATTAGAGATCGACTTTTAGAAAAAGGTATCGAGCTAAAAGATGGTAGAGAGGGTACTACCTATAGTATTAGTTAA